One Ananas comosus cultivar F153 unplaced genomic scaffold, ASM154086v1, whole genome shotgun sequence genomic region harbors:
- the LOC109704246 gene encoding uncharacterized protein LOC109704246 has product MAACSFDHQFLFVCTGWEGSAADMRVLRWCCESGGFTVPEGKFYLVDSGYANTDRFLAPYRGERYHLSQFDVNARARRHRGPKDLYNHRHAQLRNVVEKAFGILKRRFKVLRQATPFPYKVQCRIALACCVIHNFIKRHQGTDRYFNMQMNPLSTDDQDNDPTQPIGPDESRRGDILRTNITEQLWNNR; this is encoded by the exons ATGGCTGCATGTTCTTTCGACCACCAATTTCTTTTTGTGTGCACTGGATGGGAGGGTTCTGCAGCAGATATGAGAGTGTTGAGATGGTGTTGCGAGAGTGGAGGTTTTACGGTCCCGGAAG GCAAATTTTATTTAGTCGATTCTGGATATGCAAACACTGACCGCTTCCTCGCCCCTTATAGAGGGGAGAGATATCACTTGAGCCAATTTGATGTTAATGCACGTGCACGAAGGCATCGAGGACCAAAAGATTTGTACAATCATCGCCATGCTCAATTACGAAATGTAGTTGAGAAAGCCTTTGGAATTCTCAAGCGGCGCTTCAAGGTGCTCCGACAAGCAACACCTTTTCCCTACAAAGTGCAATGCCGTATTGCCCTCGCATGTTGTGTCAtacacaatttcatcaagaggCACCAAGGGACCGATAGGTATTTTAACATGCAAATGAACCCATTATCCACTGATGATCAAGATAATGATCCGACACAACCTATTGGTCCAGATGAGTCTCGCCGCGGTGACATCCTTCGCACTAATATCACGGAGCAACTGTGGAATAATAGATAA